One Mycobacteroides abscessus ATCC 19977 genomic window carries:
- a CDS encoding TfoX/Sxy family protein, with protein MAYDEDLVERIREVIATTKGVTEKRMFGGLAFLVHGHMTVAAKREGGLLARCDPRDTEALVAKPHVSRMVMGGREMDGWLSIDAEGVRTRRQLEPWVKRALAYAGSLPPK; from the coding sequence ATGGCCTACGACGAAGACCTGGTCGAGCGCATCCGCGAGGTGATCGCCACGACCAAGGGCGTCACCGAGAAACGGATGTTCGGCGGACTGGCATTCCTGGTGCACGGGCACATGACGGTTGCCGCCAAGCGCGAGGGAGGGCTGCTGGCCCGCTGCGACCCCCGCGACACCGAGGCCCTTGTCGCCAAACCGCACGTGAGCCGGATGGTGATGGGTGGGCGCGAGATGGATGGCTGGCTGAGTATCGACGCCGAGGGCGTGCGCACCAGGCGACAGCTGGAACCGTGGGTCAAACGCGCGCTGGCGTACGCCGGCTCACTTCCACCCAAGTAG
- a CDS encoding sulfatase-like hydrolase/transferase — translation MAELNRRTVLTTGAIAAGAAAVGFGGYELLGTPRRNSSSGSDGNKPNILVIVVDQMRAPQWFPDVQKLTNILPNLSRLHRDSVSFASHYTASNMCTPSRGAMTTGLYSHQTGCLYTGEGPSESSLAPQFPTWGTMLRQQGYRTWWWGKWHLGDWSDTNPEGLDAHGFSGGTFPSPNGMPNQGLQKDPGIVDQFAGWFDAEAGKGPWCTTVSLVNPHDICWWPKNPLPEDVPHWFDGLPVNFQTPDELRQHGKPRLQIDYANFMSPIMTGAVTYSGPDMARQWARCLDMYLWLQQQVDAQIGRVLDKLASRPEIDGNTIVVFTSDHGEYAGSHGLRGKGATAYEEAIRVPLYIRDPQGVLTPKPGETRTQLTSSVDLAPLLLTIGSGGNAWRSDPRFSYLAARADIAAIAKNNAAGRKWIAHVTDDMSVEEMATLLKDPRIRAVMGENAPTEIPTSAASHIVAVRTAEAKLANYSYWKPGGMRIDTSRPSEHEFYDYSTPSGKQESQNQAGDSTKQAQLQALIDNEVLPEVQAPLPAFLGQAQEQGLADMQKLMVLRGG, via the coding sequence ATGGCCGAGCTCAACCGCAGGACCGTACTTACCACCGGGGCGATTGCGGCTGGTGCCGCTGCCGTCGGTTTCGGGGGATATGAACTCCTCGGTACGCCGAGGCGCAACAGTTCTTCCGGGTCGGACGGGAACAAGCCGAACATCTTGGTGATCGTGGTGGATCAGATGCGGGCCCCGCAGTGGTTCCCGGATGTTCAGAAACTGACCAATATCTTGCCGAATCTGAGCCGCTTGCACAGGGACAGTGTCAGTTTCGCATCGCATTACACGGCCTCGAATATGTGCACGCCGTCTCGAGGCGCTATGACCACTGGCCTGTATTCGCACCAGACCGGATGTCTCTATACCGGGGAGGGACCCAGTGAATCGAGCCTGGCCCCGCAGTTCCCCACCTGGGGCACGATGCTGCGACAGCAGGGATACCGTACGTGGTGGTGGGGCAAGTGGCATCTGGGCGACTGGAGCGACACCAATCCTGAGGGTCTTGATGCTCACGGCTTCTCGGGCGGAACCTTCCCCTCCCCGAATGGCATGCCGAATCAGGGACTGCAGAAGGACCCGGGCATCGTCGACCAATTCGCGGGATGGTTCGATGCGGAGGCCGGTAAGGGGCCGTGGTGCACCACCGTCTCCCTGGTGAATCCGCACGACATCTGCTGGTGGCCGAAAAACCCTCTCCCGGAGGATGTTCCGCATTGGTTTGACGGGCTGCCCGTCAACTTCCAAACTCCCGATGAACTGCGGCAGCATGGTAAGCCGCGGCTGCAGATCGACTATGCCAATTTCATGTCGCCGATCATGACGGGCGCGGTCACCTACTCGGGTCCCGACATGGCTCGCCAGTGGGCTCGCTGCCTGGACATGTATTTGTGGTTGCAGCAACAGGTGGATGCCCAGATCGGCCGGGTGTTGGACAAGCTGGCATCACGTCCGGAGATCGACGGCAACACGATCGTGGTGTTCACGTCCGATCACGGGGAATATGCGGGTTCACATGGGTTGCGCGGCAAGGGAGCGACGGCCTACGAGGAGGCCATTCGGGTGCCGCTGTACATTCGTGATCCGCAGGGTGTGCTGACCCCGAAGCCCGGTGAGACGCGTACTCAGCTCACCTCCAGCGTTGACCTCGCGCCGCTGCTGCTGACCATCGGGTCCGGTGGCAACGCGTGGCGCTCAGATCCGCGCTTCTCCTATCTGGCGGCGCGTGCCGATATTGCCGCTATCGCGAAAAACAATGCGGCAGGGCGTAAATGGATCGCCCATGTCACCGATGACATGTCGGTGGAGGAGATGGCGACCCTGCTCAAGGATCCCCGGATCCGTGCGGTCATGGGGGAGAACGCACCCACCGAGATCCCCACTTCGGCGGCGAGTCACATCGTCGCGGTGCGCACCGCCGAGGCCAAGCTGGCCAACTACTCGTACTGGAAGCCCGGGGGCATGCGGATCGACACCTCACGACCATCCGAGCACGAGTTCTACGACTATTCAACGCCTTCCGGAAAGCAAGAATCACAGAATCAGGCCGGCGACAGCACCAAACAAGCACAGTTGCAGGCGCTCATCGACAACGAGGTGTTGCCCGAAGTGCAGGCGCCGCTACCGGCCTTCCTGGGCCAGGCCCAAGAACAGGGCCTGGCCGATATGCAGAAGCTGATGGTGCTGCGTGGGGGATAG
- a CDS encoding NADase-type glycan-binding domain-containing protein codes for MTGPYNYGPAPDYDAELAAAHNPALPQDQLLRLWHTRPDLRQALAQLPACPPSLAAQVQFSDPWRDPNARSHRGIIMAFAMLAGVLVIVGLGYVGYMAVHGDGTTTQTHGMLPPNDPKTTSSSAATTTTAPPPVPSSPIKPVDVSTNCVQAEDGTDSNGVKYVYDPAKAFDNDPLTAWRCQWKEQDGQSITAKFDHPTLVTSVGLIPGYAKTDIDGSDRFAQNRKITRVRWEFSDGSSVKQQVPVSRALASIKVNVVTDSVTMVIEATEPGVSIVNKSGQRQDAFNGLVSVSEVEIMGTQPPASEGPAPAPVVPPGPPVGAPPPMPTPGQAPLAPSPGASPAPVAPTARPAPARP; via the coding sequence ATGACCGGTCCATACAACTACGGACCGGCGCCGGACTACGACGCGGAGCTCGCCGCGGCGCACAATCCGGCGCTACCGCAGGATCAGTTACTACGGCTGTGGCATACCCGGCCCGATCTGCGTCAGGCCCTGGCGCAGCTGCCGGCCTGCCCGCCCAGCCTGGCCGCACAGGTGCAGTTCTCCGATCCGTGGCGCGATCCCAATGCTCGATCGCATCGCGGGATCATCATGGCCTTCGCGATGCTGGCAGGCGTGCTCGTCATCGTCGGTCTCGGATATGTCGGGTACATGGCGGTGCACGGTGACGGCACCACCACGCAGACACACGGGATGCTTCCGCCGAACGACCCGAAGACGACGAGCAGCAGCGCTGCGACCACCACCACCGCGCCGCCTCCCGTGCCGTCGAGCCCGATCAAGCCGGTCGACGTGTCGACCAACTGCGTGCAGGCCGAGGACGGCACCGATAGCAATGGCGTGAAGTACGTCTACGACCCTGCCAAGGCATTCGACAACGATCCGCTCACCGCGTGGCGCTGTCAGTGGAAGGAGCAGGACGGTCAGTCGATCACGGCCAAGTTCGATCACCCGACACTGGTCACCTCGGTCGGGTTGATCCCCGGGTATGCGAAGACCGATATCGACGGATCGGACCGTTTTGCGCAGAACCGCAAGATCACTCGCGTGCGTTGGGAATTCAGCGACGGTAGCTCGGTCAAGCAGCAGGTACCGGTCAGCCGTGCGTTGGCCAGTATCAAGGTCAACGTGGTGACCGATTCGGTGACCATGGTCATCGAGGCCACCGAACCCGGCGTGTCGATCGTGAACAAGAGCGGACAGCGCCAGGACGCTTTCAATGGCCTGGTATCGGTCAGTGAGGTCGAGATCATGGGCACACAACCCCCGGCATCCGAAGGCCCGGCACCAGCACCCGTCGTACCGCCGGGACCGCCGGTGGGCGCTCCACCTCCGATGCCGACACCAGGACAGGCACCGCTTGCCCCATCGCCGGGGGCATCGCCGGCGCCTGTCGCGCCTACCGCTCGCCCGGCACCGGCGCGGCCGTAG
- a CDS encoding DUF2613 domain-containing protein, with protein sequence MTRFVVPAAASVLIGLLLGAAAVFGLTLSVEQDKKPVVTGIDPSTAILNRPDYGNRS encoded by the coding sequence ATGACCAGATTTGTGGTGCCGGCCGCCGCGAGCGTGCTGATCGGGCTGCTGCTGGGCGCCGCTGCGGTGTTCGGTCTGACGCTGTCGGTCGAGCAGGACAAGAAGCCCGTGGTCACCGGTATCGACCCGTCGACGGCGATTCTGAACCGGCCCGATTACGGCAACCGGAGCTGA
- a CDS encoding alpha-(1->3)-arabinofuranosyltransferase domain-containing protein: MTYRLDSSALSRRWLAVAAAVSLLLTFSQSPGQISPDTKLDLAINPLRFAARALNLWSSDLPFGQAQNQAYGYLFPHGAFFSLGHLLGVPAWVTQRLWWALLIVAGFWGLIRVAEALGIGTRGSRIIAAVAFALSPRVLTTLGAISSETLPMMLAPWVLLPLILTFQGRMSPRRAAALSAVAVALMGAVNAVATALACGVAVIWWLAHRPNRTWWRFTAWWIPCLALASTWWIVALLIFGKISPKFLDFIESSGVTTQWTSLTEVLRGTDSWTPFVAPTATAGSSLVTQSAMVIATTMLAAAGMAGLAMRGMPARGRLVAVLLIGLVLLTAGYTGALGSPIAQQIQFFLDDGGTPLRNVHKLEPLIRLPLILGLAHALSRIPLPASVPVRQWLSALARPERNRAVAFAIVLLVALAASTSLAWTGRLVPRGGFDAIPGYWNDTAHWLADHDTGGRALVVPGAPFAIQTWGLTRDEPLQALGQTPWGVRDSIPLTPPETIRAIDSVQQLFAAGRPSDGLADTLREQGISYLVVRNDLDPDTSRSARPILVHHTIEGSPGLTKVAQFGDPVGAGAVEGFVADSDLRPQYPAVEIYAVGANDHDGEPYFTDIDTMPRVAGGPEALLRLNERRRQLNEPPLGPSLLATDAAQAGLRPGPAVVTDTPLARETDYGRVDDHSSAIRAPGDKRRTFNRVPDYPATGVPLVNGSWTGGTITASSSASDSTALPNVAPGTSTAAAIDRDNATSWVSSSLEAALGQWIRIDLDRPITNAILTVTPSATALGAQVRRLEVETDNGTTSVRFDEPGQPLNIALRPGETTWVKVTATGTDDGTSGVQFGVTELSLTQYDAAGFAHTVDLRHSATVPPPPAGDNPLGWDLGSPLQGRSGCAPSPQRLRCAATLSLAPEEPGTFIRTLTVPQPVSLTPRLWVRARPGPQLRDLIQQPGTTVATGDSDVIDPQGSSYAATDGDPGTVWTAPQDSVQRLHLPSLVIKLPKPTAIGAIRLRPSRTEVPAHPKQVAINLGDGPQLRSIDPKADVTELALHPSITDTITVTVTDWTDIIDRTALGFDQLKPPGIAEVIALDADHRPIAPADNAANSKRKITIGCNRGPILALAGRFVPMSITATVRELLDGTVIQATPCDTSPIATGAGIQDVTVNPSQQFIVDGVQLTAAATEPASATMTVAPKGAWGPDRREVTAEPSAHERVLAVPESINPGWAARDAQGHLLTPVRVNGWQQGWVLPAGDGGKITLTFGLNTWYRAGLFGGLALLPILACLALLPARGRTTLPPVAPWCAGPAAGVAVLAALTAISGISGMAVGLAALAFKVWTRWPLRAVTAAGVYLAGGSLLLAGAALSRHPWRSVGGYTGHSWWIQLLALISVASVALAAVRLPSRRCWKRRSASREGDSTSA, from the coding sequence GTGACATACCGCCTTGACTCTTCTGCCCTCAGCCGGCGGTGGCTTGCGGTTGCCGCTGCCGTCTCACTGCTGCTGACATTCTCCCAATCACCCGGGCAGATATCCCCCGATACCAAGCTGGACTTGGCGATCAACCCGCTGCGGTTCGCGGCGCGCGCCCTGAATCTCTGGAGCAGTGATCTGCCCTTCGGACAGGCCCAGAATCAGGCGTACGGGTACCTGTTCCCCCACGGCGCCTTCTTCTCACTGGGCCACCTGCTGGGAGTTCCGGCCTGGGTGACACAGCGGCTGTGGTGGGCGCTGCTCATCGTTGCCGGGTTCTGGGGCCTCATCCGTGTCGCAGAGGCACTGGGTATCGGTACCCGCGGCTCGCGGATCATCGCGGCCGTCGCCTTTGCACTGTCTCCCCGGGTACTGACCACCCTGGGCGCGATCTCCTCGGAAACCTTGCCCATGATGCTGGCGCCATGGGTGCTGCTGCCGCTCATCCTGACCTTCCAGGGCCGCATGTCACCGCGGCGGGCTGCCGCGTTATCGGCCGTGGCGGTCGCCTTGATGGGTGCCGTCAACGCCGTGGCCACCGCATTGGCCTGTGGGGTGGCCGTCATCTGGTGGTTGGCACACCGGCCAAACCGGACATGGTGGCGATTCACCGCATGGTGGATTCCCTGCCTGGCGCTGGCCAGCACGTGGTGGATCGTGGCCTTACTCATCTTCGGCAAGATCAGCCCCAAGTTCCTCGACTTCATCGAATCCTCCGGCGTTACCACGCAATGGACGTCGCTGACCGAGGTGCTGCGTGGAACCGACAGTTGGACGCCGTTCGTGGCCCCGACCGCCACCGCAGGGTCCTCGCTGGTCACCCAGTCGGCGATGGTCATCGCCACCACGATGCTCGCCGCGGCCGGCATGGCCGGGCTGGCGATGCGGGGCATGCCCGCCCGCGGGCGGCTGGTCGCCGTGCTTCTGATCGGCTTGGTGCTGCTGACCGCCGGGTATACCGGTGCGCTCGGATCACCTATTGCCCAACAGATTCAATTCTTCCTGGACGACGGCGGCACCCCACTGCGCAATGTGCACAAGCTGGAGCCGCTGATCCGGCTGCCGTTGATCCTCGGCCTGGCGCATGCGTTGTCGCGGATACCGCTACCTGCCAGTGTGCCCGTGCGGCAATGGCTCTCGGCGCTGGCACGGCCGGAACGCAATCGCGCCGTCGCCTTTGCGATCGTGCTCCTGGTAGCGCTCGCCGCCAGCACGTCACTGGCCTGGACCGGCCGCCTGGTACCCCGCGGCGGCTTCGACGCCATCCCCGGATACTGGAACGATACGGCGCACTGGCTGGCCGATCATGACACCGGTGGACGCGCACTCGTGGTGCCGGGCGCCCCGTTCGCCATCCAGACCTGGGGGCTTACCCGCGACGAGCCGCTGCAGGCATTGGGGCAAACCCCATGGGGAGTCCGCGATTCCATCCCGTTGACGCCCCCGGAAACCATCCGGGCCATCGATTCGGTACAGCAATTGTTCGCCGCGGGCCGGCCGTCGGACGGACTGGCGGACACTCTCAGGGAGCAAGGCATCTCCTATCTGGTGGTGCGCAATGATCTCGATCCCGACACCTCTCGGTCCGCCCGGCCGATCTTGGTACACCACACCATCGAAGGGTCCCCGGGGCTGACCAAAGTGGCACAGTTCGGCGACCCGGTCGGGGCCGGGGCTGTGGAAGGCTTTGTCGCGGACAGCGATCTGCGGCCCCAGTACCCGGCGGTCGAGATCTACGCGGTTGGCGCGAACGACCATGACGGCGAGCCGTACTTCACCGATATCGACACCATGCCCCGCGTGGCGGGCGGGCCCGAGGCGCTCCTGCGGCTGAATGAGCGCCGCCGCCAACTGAACGAGCCTCCGCTGGGCCCGTCCCTGTTGGCTACCGACGCTGCGCAGGCCGGCCTGCGGCCTGGACCTGCCGTGGTCACCGATACCCCGTTGGCGCGAGAGACCGACTACGGCCGGGTCGACGACCATTCCTCCGCCATTCGCGCGCCCGGAGACAAACGCCGCACCTTCAATCGTGTCCCCGACTATCCGGCCACCGGCGTTCCACTCGTCAACGGAAGTTGGACGGGCGGAACCATCACCGCCTCCAGCTCCGCGTCGGATTCCACCGCACTGCCCAATGTGGCACCGGGTACCAGCACGGCGGCCGCTATTGATCGCGACAACGCGACCAGCTGGGTCAGTAGCTCCTTGGAAGCCGCACTTGGACAATGGATTCGCATCGATTTGGACCGGCCGATAACCAACGCGATCCTCACCGTCACGCCCAGCGCCACCGCCCTGGGGGCACAGGTGCGCCGGCTCGAGGTCGAGACCGACAACGGCACGACCTCGGTGCGATTCGATGAACCGGGCCAGCCGCTCAACATCGCGTTGCGTCCCGGCGAGACCACCTGGGTGAAGGTCACCGCCACCGGGACCGATGACGGTACCTCCGGCGTGCAGTTCGGAGTGACTGAACTGTCCCTTACGCAATACGATGCCGCCGGGTTCGCCCACACCGTCGACCTGCGCCACAGCGCGACCGTCCCCCCGCCGCCGGCAGGTGACAATCCCCTCGGCTGGGATCTGGGCTCACCCCTGCAGGGCCGATCGGGGTGCGCCCCTTCCCCGCAACGGTTGCGGTGCGCCGCCACACTTTCCCTGGCGCCCGAGGAACCCGGCACCTTCATCCGCACATTGACGGTGCCCCAGCCTGTTTCATTGACTCCTCGGTTATGGGTGCGGGCACGTCCGGGGCCGCAGCTGCGCGACCTGATCCAGCAACCCGGGACCACTGTCGCCACCGGCGACTCCGATGTGATCGATCCTCAGGGCTCGTCGTACGCGGCCACTGACGGCGATCCGGGCACCGTCTGGACGGCACCACAGGATTCGGTACAACGCCTGCATCTGCCCTCCCTCGTCATCAAACTGCCCAAACCCACTGCCATCGGCGCAATTCGGTTGCGCCCCAGCCGGACCGAGGTACCCGCGCATCCCAAGCAGGTGGCCATCAATCTCGGAGACGGTCCGCAGCTGCGGTCCATCGACCCCAAGGCCGACGTCACCGAGCTGGCCCTGCATCCGTCCATCACCGACACCATCACCGTCACGGTGACCGACTGGACCGACATCATCGACCGCACCGCTTTGGGATTCGATCAGCTCAAGCCACCCGGTATCGCCGAGGTGATCGCGTTGGACGCGGATCACCGGCCGATCGCCCCCGCCGACAACGCGGCGAACAGCAAGCGCAAGATCACCATCGGGTGCAATCGCGGGCCGATTCTCGCGTTGGCCGGGCGCTTCGTACCCATGTCCATCACCGCGACTGTGCGTGAGCTCTTGGACGGCACCGTGATTCAGGCCACCCCTTGCGACACCAGCCCCATCGCCACCGGGGCCGGCATTCAGGATGTGACGGTCAATCCGAGTCAGCAGTTCATCGTCGACGGGGTGCAACTGACCGCTGCGGCCACCGAGCCCGCCTCCGCGACGATGACGGTTGCCCCGAAGGGCGCCTGGGGACCAGACCGGCGCGAAGTCACCGCCGAGCCGTCCGCACACGAGCGGGTACTGGCGGTGCCCGAAAGCATCAACCCCGGCTGGGCGGCGCGCGATGCGCAGGGGCACCTGCTTACCCCGGTGCGCGTCAACGGATGGCAACAGGGCTGGGTGCTTCCGGCCGGTGACGGGGGCAAGATCACGCTGACCTTCGGCCTCAACACCTGGTACCGGGCGGGGTTGTTCGGCGGGTTGGCGCTGCTGCCCATCCTGGCGTGCTTGGCCCTGCTACCGGCGCGAGGCCGAACAACGCTGCCCCCCGTGGCCCCCTGGTGCGCGGGCCCGGCCGCCGGTGTCGCGGTATTGGCTGCGCTCACCGCGATCAGCGGTATCTCGGGGATGGCCGTCGGCCTGGCAGCGCTGGCGTTCAAGGTCTGGACTCGATGGCCACTACGCGCGGTCACCGCCGCCGGGGTGTACCTCGCGGGTGGCTCGCTGCTGCTGGCCGGTGCAGCTCTCTCACGGCACCCGTGGCGCTCGGTGGGCGGCTACACCGGCCACTCGTGGTGGATTCAGCTGCTGGCGCTGATCTCGGTGGCCTCCGTGGCATTGGCGGCGGTACGCCTGCCATCACGTCGCTGCTGGAAGCGGCGCAGCGCCTCCCGTGAAGGGGATTCGACCAGCGCGTAA
- a CDS encoding acyltransferase family protein codes for MSAAPASAPAVHARGFVPALEGMRACAAMGVVVTHTAFQTGHTGGVDGRILGRFDLAVAVFFALSGFLLWRPHALAAGGGARPAPTGRYFASRFVRIVPAYLAAVFIVLLLLPDAAGARGIVWLANLTLTQLYIPLTLTAGLTQMWSLAVEVAFYIALPAIALLMRRAPVGWRAPLLTAAGAASLGWSFIPFHPPAGINPLTWPPAFFSWFVAGMLLAEWSAAPPSWALRLARRRVLLAGVALSAFGVAASPLAGPEGLIQAPPHQYAVKIAMGATLAWALLMPLTLDASDTPHRILGSPLMVTLGRWSYGLFIWHLAALNMVFTVIGRFPFSGHFPSVLILTLIFGFAMAAVSYALVESPSREALRRFQQRRDGRRTAANATEATEISASS; via the coding sequence GTGAGCGCAGCGCCAGCATCGGCTCCGGCCGTCCATGCGCGGGGCTTTGTACCCGCGCTGGAGGGCATGCGCGCCTGCGCTGCGATGGGCGTTGTCGTTACGCATACCGCCTTCCAGACGGGCCACACCGGTGGCGTGGACGGCCGCATCCTGGGCCGCTTCGACCTGGCAGTGGCCGTCTTCTTCGCGCTATCGGGGTTTCTGCTGTGGCGACCCCACGCACTGGCCGCAGGTGGGGGGGCCCGGCCTGCCCCGACCGGGCGCTACTTCGCGTCGCGGTTTGTGCGCATCGTCCCGGCCTACCTGGCCGCGGTCTTCATCGTGCTGTTGCTGCTACCGGATGCGGCCGGAGCCCGCGGCATCGTCTGGCTGGCCAACCTGACGCTCACACAGCTGTATATCCCGCTAACCCTCACCGCAGGTTTGACACAGATGTGGAGCCTGGCGGTAGAGGTCGCGTTCTACATCGCGTTGCCCGCCATCGCGCTGCTCATGCGAAGGGCGCCGGTCGGGTGGCGGGCTCCGCTCCTGACGGCGGCGGGAGCGGCGAGCCTCGGCTGGTCGTTCATTCCCTTTCACCCGCCCGCCGGCATCAATCCGTTGACGTGGCCGCCCGCCTTCTTCTCCTGGTTCGTCGCAGGGATGCTGCTGGCCGAATGGAGCGCGGCTCCGCCCTCCTGGGCGCTGCGTCTGGCCCGTCGGCGGGTGCTGCTGGCCGGGGTGGCTCTCAGCGCCTTCGGGGTCGCGGCGTCGCCTCTGGCTGGCCCGGAGGGCCTGATTCAGGCGCCGCCGCACCAGTACGCCGTCAAGATCGCGATGGGCGCGACGCTGGCCTGGGCCCTGTTGATGCCGCTGACCCTTGATGCGTCCGACACGCCGCACCGGATCCTGGGTAGTCCGTTGATGGTGACGCTTGGCCGGTGGTCCTATGGCCTGTTCATCTGGCACCTGGCCGCACTGAATATGGTGTTCACGGTCATCGGCCGGTTTCCGTTCAGCGGGCATTTCCCGTCGGTGCTGATTCTCACCCTGATCTTCGGTTTCGCCATGGCGGCGGTGAGTTACGCGCTGGTCGAATCCCCTTCACGGGAGGCGCTGCGCCGCTTCCAGCAGCGACGTGATGGCAGGCGTACCGCCGCCAATGCCACGGAGGCCACCGAGATCAGCGCCAGCAGCTGA
- a CDS encoding DUF3068 domain-containing protein: MNRGVMMRIAACGLLGLGSALIIAALLLSTYTSNRLAKIPLDWDATLVSEGKGRALDPASLSGQKFIADPDRPLALQEQISTVSPADATKVGLQAGITLRRTDKQGDAGLVLATVDTVTVDRHSAEAISSDDNPGGSVQKPRAIEDETPPTTIALKHEGLSYRFPFDTEKKTYQYFDVVAQRAFDANYTGEEDVNGLTAYHFTQNVGYDANGKLVEPVAYPSLYDKDEDSKVTARAQQWGVEAEHEDDEITMTRYYAAQREFWVDPVSGIIVKSKEHALHYYSRDALKPEVPMVDYTVQSNDETVEKQVKAARDTRDSLAIWSNILPITFAALGVVALVGGGLLGSFSLRAESALIDPGLDTVDHGFFGRRGPEKPPASEADTDKFPSPRNHL; encoded by the coding sequence GTGAACCGCGGGGTCATGATGCGTATCGCAGCGTGCGGGCTGCTGGGGCTCGGTTCGGCGCTCATCATCGCTGCACTGTTGCTCAGCACGTACACCAGCAACCGGCTTGCAAAGATTCCGCTCGACTGGGACGCCACGTTGGTCAGCGAGGGCAAGGGCCGCGCGCTAGACCCAGCTTCGCTATCCGGCCAGAAGTTCATTGCCGACCCGGACAGGCCGCTGGCGCTGCAGGAACAGATCAGCACGGTCAGTCCTGCCGATGCCACCAAGGTCGGCCTGCAGGCGGGCATCACTCTGCGCCGGACCGACAAGCAGGGTGACGCGGGCTTGGTCCTTGCCACGGTCGACACCGTCACCGTGGACCGGCATTCGGCCGAGGCGATCTCCAGCGACGACAACCCGGGCGGCAGCGTGCAAAAGCCGCGTGCCATCGAGGACGAGACGCCGCCGACGACGATCGCACTCAAGCACGAGGGGTTGAGCTACCGGTTCCCCTTCGACACCGAGAAGAAGACGTACCAGTACTTCGACGTTGTCGCCCAGCGCGCCTTCGACGCCAACTACACCGGCGAAGAGGACGTCAACGGGCTCACCGCCTACCACTTCACCCAGAACGTCGGCTACGACGCGAACGGAAAGCTGGTGGAGCCCGTCGCCTACCCCTCGTTGTATGACAAGGATGAGGACTCCAAGGTGACAGCCCGTGCCCAGCAGTGGGGCGTGGAGGCCGAACACGAGGACGATGAGATCACCATGACGCGCTACTACGCGGCACAGCGCGAGTTTTGGGTCGACCCGGTCAGCGGCATCATCGTCAAGAGCAAAGAGCATGCACTGCACTACTACTCGCGTGACGCGCTCAAGCCCGAGGTCCCCATGGTGGACTACACCGTGCAGTCCAACGACGAGACCGTCGAGAAGCAGGTGAAGGCCGCGCGCGACACCCGCGACAGTCTCGCCATCTGGTCCAACATCCTGCCGATCACCTTCGCCGCCCTGGGCGTCGTCGCACTGGTCGGTGGCGGACTGCTGGGGTCGTTTAGCCTGCGGGCCGAATCGGCGCTGATCGATCCTGGGCTGGACACCGTGGATCACGGGTTCTTTGGTCGTCGCGGGCCGGAGAAACCGCCCGCCAGCGAGGCCGACACCGACAAATTCCCGTCGCCCCGAAACCACCTCTAG